A window from Aeromonas rivipollensis encodes these proteins:
- a CDS encoding cadherin repeat domain-containing protein translates to MRQIPLSEVAVIPAQPGAKYALIDVSTGKSPEGLFVKRKGSSLIVESEDDGALVEITEFYDEPETAFIPQAELDGSTLVGASVTNDSPVIETTANGDQIVWRGSSDSDLFTPMTAGLGALGLGGIALAAGSGGGGDGDGGSEISVVNKVAGTIVGGPVVAGNDLRVEVYQADGVTLLGEAQVNPDGTFSIAVGSYLGVVIARVVNTGSSADYLDEATQAGKDLNAELFAMEVVTQPNSTVTVNLNVLSTLAYHKVQDATEGGVPAASTVDDINDAVADLFGLPNLHGTTVVPTNGGSFDSNNGLSAGEIYGAVLAALSGADTQNGGNSQQTIADLLAGLQVNNGKATLTESVQGIVVQGGEYTSAQTGQDLTGAIAVVVDTYAPKFVSGATAGAIKENSGALQSVYTAAASDAGIVTYSLKVAGDHGAFTIDAATGAVTLIGNPDHESKASYSFTVVATDAAGNASEQAVTLNINDLDEVAPTITSGATATAIGENNGAGQVVYTVTSTDSADASIGSTSYSLKAGADAALLRINASTGAVTLIGNPDHETKASYSFTVVATDAAGNASEQAVTLNINDLDEVAPTITSAATASAIDENSSAGQVVYTVTSTDNGDVSSGSTSYSLKAGADAALFSIDAATGTVTLIGNPDHESKASYSFTVVATDADGNASEQAVTLNINDLDDLAPTITSGATASAINENSGAGQLVYTVTSTDGADVSSGSTSYSLKAGADAALLSIDAATGAVTLTGNPDHESKSSYSFTVVATDAAGNASEQVVTLDVNDLDEVAPTITSGVTASAIDENSGAGQVVYTVTSTDNGDVSTGNTSYSLKAGADAALFSIDAATGAVTLIGNPDHESKASYSFTVVATDAAGNASEQTVTFNINDLDEVAPTITSAATASTIGENSGAGQVVYTVTSSDGGDVSSGSTSYSLKAGADAALFSIDAATGAVTLIGNPDHESKASYSFTVVATDAAGNASEQVVTLNINDLDDLAPTITSGATASAIDENSGAGQLVYTVTSTDGGDVSSGSTSYSLKAGADAALLSIDAATGAVTLTGNPDHESKSSYSFTVVATDAAGNASEQVVTLDVNDLDEVAPTITSGVTASAIDENSGAGQVVYTVTSTDNGDVSTGNTSYSLKAGADAALFSLNASTGAVTLIGNPDHESKASYSFTVVATDAAGNASEQTVTLNINDLDEVVPTITSAATASTIDENSGAGQLVYTVTSTDNGDVSTGSTSYSLKAGADTALFSIDAATGAVTLIGNPDHETKASYSFTVVATDAAGNASEQTVTLNINDLDEVAPTITSAATASAIDENSGAGQLVYTVTSTDNGDVSTGSTSYSLKAGADAALFSINASTGAVTLIGNPDHESKASYSFTVVATDTAGNASEQVVTLDVNDLDEVAPTITSGATASAIDENSGAGQLVYTVTSTDGSDVSSGNTSYSLKAGADAALFSINASTGAVTLTGNPDHESKASYSFTVVATDAAGNASEQVVTLNINDLDDLAPVITSGATASTINENSGAGQLVYTVTSTDGGDVSSGSTSYSLKAGADAALFSLNASTGAVTLIGNPDHESKASYSFTVVATDTAGNASEQVVTLDVNDLDEVAPTITSGATASAIDENSGAGQVVYTVTSTDGGDVSSGSTSYSLKAGADAALFSIDAATGAVTLTGNPDHETKAIYSFTVVATDAAGNACEQTVTLDINNLDEVAPTITSAATASAIDENSGAGQLVYTVASTDGGDVSSGSTSYSLKAGADAALFSIDAATGAVTLTANPDYETKPSYSFTVVATDAAGHASEQLVTLVINDLIDEAAPTVSSVAISGANGVQNNALNAGDVVNVTVTMGETTLVDTTGGTPRVALNIGGSTVYADYVSGSGTASLVFQYTVLAGQTDANGISLDANALQANGGTLRDAAGNAAALGHGAVADNVSYLVDTTAPIVNSVGITSASGVQNNILNAGDVVSVTVAMNDATVVNTAGGTPRLALNIGGSTVYANYVSGSGTAALVFQYTVLPGQTDANGISIAAGALAANGGTLRDAAGNDANLSHTLVADNASFLVDTTVPVVSGVSSSTAAGTYGVGSVISIQVSFSEAVTVTGMPQLTLETGTTDRTINYVSGSGSNTLTFNYTVQAGDTSADLDYLSSGALGLNGGTIRDAAGNLAALTLPASGTAGSLGANEAIVIDTSGPVVNNSIVVFDMVQGVSSDHSSRTFDANTSYTIYIKVHSNTSMLSTAGTGPGTWGTWSGANTLGPDDKIVLVGTGAPVVGVSGRGVSALLRSGTNNLAWFSSLTVVQLQRDGDLMRYGFNAVDLWNGSWAAAASQNPNVEQLGWSRLGEVYLHQMPANIMTSQGLV, encoded by the coding sequence ATGCGGCAAATTCCTCTCAGCGAGGTTGCCGTCATCCCGGCTCAACCTGGCGCCAAGTACGCGCTAATCGATGTTTCGACGGGCAAGTCCCCTGAGGGGTTGTTCGTCAAGCGCAAGGGCAGCTCGTTGATTGTCGAGTCGGAGGACGATGGCGCTCTGGTCGAGATCACCGAATTTTATGATGAGCCAGAGACTGCGTTTATTCCCCAGGCCGAGCTGGATGGCTCGACCCTGGTTGGCGCATCGGTGACGAATGACAGCCCGGTGATAGAGACCACTGCCAATGGCGATCAAATCGTCTGGCGGGGGAGCTCTGACAGTGATCTCTTCACTCCCATGACTGCCGGGCTGGGGGCGCTTGGTCTTGGTGGTATTGCTCTGGCTGCAGGCAGTGGTGGTGGAGGTGATGGCGATGGCGGCTCTGAGATCAGCGTCGTCAACAAGGTTGCCGGGACCATAGTGGGCGGCCCGGTTGTCGCGGGTAATGATCTGCGTGTCGAGGTTTACCAGGCTGACGGTGTCACTCTGCTGGGGGAGGCGCAGGTTAATCCAGATGGCACCTTCTCAATCGCGGTTGGCAGTTACCTTGGGGTGGTCATCGCCCGAGTCGTTAACACTGGCTCCAGCGCAGATTATCTGGATGAAGCGACCCAGGCTGGCAAAGACCTTAACGCGGAACTGTTCGCGATGGAGGTGGTGACGCAGCCTAATTCCACAGTCACCGTCAATCTTAACGTTCTCAGTACCCTGGCTTATCACAAGGTTCAAGATGCGACAGAAGGTGGTGTGCCCGCTGCATCTACGGTGGACGACATCAACGATGCCGTTGCCGATCTATTCGGCCTGCCGAATTTGCATGGCACCACTGTAGTGCCAACCAACGGCGGCAGCTTTGACAGCAACAACGGCCTCAGTGCAGGCGAAATATACGGAGCCGTACTGGCGGCGCTCTCAGGCGCTGATACCCAGAATGGCGGAAATAGCCAGCAAACCATCGCTGATCTTCTGGCTGGGTTGCAGGTCAACAACGGCAAGGCAACCCTGACAGAAAGTGTGCAGGGCATTGTCGTGCAAGGCGGGGAGTATACATCAGCGCAAACGGGCCAGGATTTAACGGGCGCCATTGCCGTGGTGGTCGATACCTATGCGCCGAAATTCGTGTCTGGCGCGACAGCCGGTGCTATCAAGGAAAATAGCGGTGCTTTGCAGAGCGTTTACACAGCAGCGGCGAGTGACGCAGGGATTGTCACCTATAGCCTCAAGGTGGCGGGTGATCATGGCGCCTTCACCATTGACGCGGCCACGGGGGCGGTCACCCTGATCGGCAACCCGGATCACGAGAGCAAGGCTAGCTACAGTTTTACCGTGGTGGCCACGGATGCCGCTGGCAACGCCAGCGAGCAGGCAGTCACACTCAATATCAATGACTTGGACGAAGTGGCACCGACCATCACTTCAGGGGCCACCGCCACCGCCATCGGCGAAAACAACGGTGCCGGGCAGGTTGTGTATACCGTCACCAGCACCGACAGCGCCGATGCGTCGATCGGCAGCACCAGCTACAGCCTGAAGGCGGGGGCGGACGCGGCGCTGCTTAGAATCAACGCCAGCACCGGGGCGGTGACCCTGATTGGCAACCCGGATCATGAAACCAAGGCGAGCTACAGCTTTACCGTGGTGGCCACCGATGCCGCCGGCAATGCCAGCGAGCAGGCAGTCACACTCAACATCAATGACCTGGACGAAGTCGCGCCGACCATCACCTCGGCGGCCACCGCCAGCGCCATCGATGAAAACAGTAGTGCCGGGCAGGTGGTCTACACCGTCACCAGCACCGACAACGGCGATGTCTCGAGCGGCAGCACCAGCTACAGCCTGAAGGCGGGGGCGGATGCGGCACTGTTCAGCATCGATGCGGCCACCGGGACGGTGACTCTGATTGGCAACCCGGATCACGAGAGCAAGGCGAGCTACAGCTTTACCGTGGTGGCCACCGATGCCGACGGCAACGCCAGCGAGCAGGCGGTCACGCTCAATATCAATGACCTGGACGACTTGGCGCCGACCATCACCTCAGGGGCCACCGCCAGCGCCATCAATGAAAACAGCGGCGCCGGGCAGCTGGTCTACACCGTCACCAGCACCGACGGCGCCGATGTGTCGAGCGGCAGCACCAGCTACAGCCTGAAGGCGGGGGCGGACGCGGCACTGCTTAGCATCGATGCAGCCACCGGGGCGGTGACTCTCACCGGCAACCCGGATCACGAGAGCAAGTCCAGCTACAGCTTTACCGTGGTGGCCACCGATGCCGCCGGCAACGCCAGCGAGCAGGTTGTCACCCTGGACGTCAATGATCTGGACGAAGTGGCACCGACCATCACTTCAGGGGTCACCGCCAGCGCCATCGATGAAAACAGCGGCGCCGGGCAGGTGGTCTACACCGTCACCAGCACCGACAACGGCGATGTCTCGACCGGCAATACCAGCTACAGCCTGAAGGCGGGGGCGGATGCGGCGCTGTTCAGCATCGATGCGGCCACCGGGGCGGTCACCCTGATTGGCAACCCGGATCACGAGAGCAAGGCGAGCTACAGCTTTACCGTGGTGGCCACCGATGCCGCCGGCAATGCCAGCGAGCAGACTGTCACCTTCAACATCAATGACCTGGACGAAGTCGCGCCGACCATCACCTCGGCGGCCACCGCCAGCACCATCGGCGAAAACAGCGGTGCCGGGCAGGTGGTCTACACCGTCACCAGTAGCGACGGCGGCGACGTCTCGAGCGGCAGCACCAGCTACAGCCTGAAGGCGGGTGCGGATGCGGCACTGTTCAGCATCGATGCGGCCACCGGGGCGGTGACTCTGATTGGCAACCCGGATCACGAGAGCAAGGCGAGCTACAGCTTTACCGTGGTGGCCACCGATGCCGCCGGCAACGCCAGCGAGCAGGTGGTCACGCTCAATATCAATGACCTGGACGACCTGGCGCCGACCATCACCTCAGGGGCGACCGCCAGCGCCATCGACGAAAACAGCGGTGCCGGGCAGCTGGTCTATACCGTCACCAGCACCGACGGCGGCGATGTCTCGAGCGGCAGCACCAGCTACAGCCTGAAGGCGGGTGCGGACGCAGCACTGCTTAGCATCGATGCGGCCACCGGGGCGGTGACTCTCACTGGCAACCCGGATCACGAGAGCAAGTCCAGCTACAGCTTTACCGTGGTAGCCACAGATGCCGCTGGCAATGCCAGCGAGCAGGTTGTCACCCTGGACGTCAATGATCTGGACGAAGTGGCACCGACCATCACTTCAGGGGTCACCGCCAGCGCCATCGATGAAAACAGCGGCGCCGGGCAGGTTGTCTACACCGTCACCAGCACCGACAACGGCGATGTCTCGACCGGCAATACCAGCTACAGCCTGAAGGCGGGGGCTGATGCGGCGCTGTTTAGCCTCAATGCCAGCACCGGGGCGGTGACCCTGATTGGCAACCCGGATCACGAGAGCAAGGCGAGCTACAGCTTTACCGTGGTGGCCACCGATGCCGCCGGCAATGCCAGCGAGCAGACTGTCACCCTGAACATCAATGACTTGGACGAAGTCGTGCCGACCATCACCTCGGCGGCCACGGCCAGCACCATCGATGAAAACAGTGGTGCCGGGCAACTGGTCTACACCGTCACCAGCACCGACAACGGCGATGTCTCGACTGGCAGCACCAGCTACAGCCTGAAGGCGGGCGCGGATACGGCGCTGTTTAGCATCGATGCGGCCACGGGAGCTGTCACCCTGATTGGCAACCCGGATCATGAAACCAAGGCGAGCTACAGCTTTACCGTGGTGGCCACCGATGCCGCCGGCAATGCCAGCGAGCAGACCGTCACACTCAATATCAATGACCTGGACGAAGTCGCGCCGACCATCACCTCGGCGGCCACGGCCAGCGCCATCGACGAGAACAGCGGTGCCGGGCAACTGGTCTACACCGTCACCAGCACCGACAACGGCGATGTCTCGACCGGCAGCACCAGCTACAGCCTGAAGGCGGGGGCGGACGCGGCGCTGTTTAGCATCAACGCCAGCACCGGGGCGGTCACCCTGATTGGCAACCCGGATCACGAGAGCAAGGCGAGCTACAGCTTTACCGTGGTGGCCACCGATACCGCTGGCAATGCCAGCGAGCAGGTTGTCACCCTGGACGTCAATGATCTGGACGAAGTGGCACCGACCATCACTTCAGGCGCGACCGCCAGCGCCATCGATGAAAACAGCGGTGCCGGGCAACTGGTCTATACCGTCACCAGCACCGACGGTAGTGATGTGTCGAGCGGCAATACCAGCTACAGCCTGAAGGCGGGAGCGGATGCGGCGCTGTTCAGCATCAACGCCAGCACCGGGGCGGTGACTCTCACTGGCAACCCGGATCACGAGAGCAAGGCGAGCTACAGCTTTACCGTGGTGGCCACCGATGCCGCCGGCAACGCCAGCGAGCAGGTTGTCACACTCAATATCAATGATCTGGATGATCTGGCCCCGGTCATCACCTCTGGGGCGACCGCCAGCACCATCAACGAAAACAGCGGTGCCGGGCAATTGGTCTATACCGTTACCAGTACCGACGGCGGCGATGTCTCGAGCGGCAGCACCAGCTACAGCCTGAAGGCGGGGGCGGATGCGGCGCTGTTCAGCCTCAACGCCAGCACCGGGGCGGTGACCCTGATTGGCAACCCGGATCACGAGAGCAAGGCGAGCTACAGCTTTACCGTGGTGGCCACCGATACCGCCGGCAATGCCAGCGAGCAGGTTGTCACCCTGGACGTCAATGATCTGGACGAAGTGGCACCGACCATCACTTCAGGCGCGACCGCCAGCGCCATCGATGAAAACAGCGGTGCCGGGCAGGTGGTCTACACCGTCACCAGCACCGACGGCGGCGATGTCTCGAGCGGCAGCACCAGCTACAGCCTGAAGGCGGGGGCGGATGCGGCACTGTTCAGCATCGACGCGGCCACCGGGGCGGTGACTCTCACCGGCAACCCGGATCATGAAACCAAGGCGATCTACAGCTTTACCGTGGTGGCCACCGATGCCGCCGGCAATGCCTGCGAGCAAACTGTCACGCTCGATATCAATAACCTGGACGAAGTGGCCCCGACCATCACCTCGGCGGCGACGGCCAGCGCCATCGATGAAAACAGTGGTGCTGGGCAACTGGTCTATACCGTCGCCAGCACCGACGGCGGCGATGTGTCGAGCGGCAGCACCAGCTACAGCCTGAAGGCGGGAGCGGACGCAGCGTTGTTCAGCATCGATGCGGCCACCGGCGCGGTGACCCTTACCGCTAACCCGGATTACGAAACCAAGCCCAGCTACAGCTTTACCGTGGTGGCCACCGATGCCGCCGGCCATGCCAGCGAGCAGCTGGTTACCCTGGTGATCAATGACCTGATCGATGAAGCCGCTCCGACCGTCAGCAGTGTTGCCATCAGCGGTGCGAATGGTGTTCAGAACAACGCCCTCAATGCCGGTGACGTGGTCAACGTCACGGTGACCATGGGTGAAACTACCCTGGTCGACACCACGGGTGGTACCCCGCGTGTGGCGCTGAATATTGGTGGCAGCACGGTTTATGCGGATTATGTCTCGGGCTCAGGCACCGCATCGCTGGTATTCCAATACACGGTGCTGGCTGGCCAGACCGATGCCAATGGCATCAGCCTTGATGCCAATGCGCTGCAGGCGAACGGCGGAACGCTGCGCGATGCTGCGGGCAATGCGGCCGCTCTGGGTCATGGCGCAGTGGCCGATAACGTCAGCTACCTGGTGGATACCACGGCTCCCATTGTCAACAGTGTGGGCATCACCAGTGCCAGCGGTGTGCAGAACAACATCCTGAATGCCGGTGACGTGGTCAGCGTTACCGTGGCCATGAACGACGCGACGGTGGTCAATACCGCCGGCGGTACGCCGCGCCTGGCGCTGAATATCGGTGGCAGCACGGTTTACGCAAATTACGTTTCGGGCTCAGGCACTGCCGCGCTGGTATTCCAATACACTGTGTTGCCCGGTCAGACCGATGCCAATGGCATCAGCATCGCCGCCGGCGCACTTGCGGCCAACGGCGGTACGTTGCGCGATGCCGCGGGTAACGACGCGAACCTGAGCCACACCCTGGTGGCCGACAACGCCAGCTTCCTGGTCGATACCACGGTCCCTGTGGTGAGCGGGGTTAGCAGCTCAACGGCGGCGGGTACCTACGGTGTGGGGAGTGTGATCAGCATCCAGGTCAGTTTCAGCGAAGCGGTCACAGTCACCGGCATGCCGCAACTGACCCTGGAAACCGGCACCACGGATCGGACTATCAATTACGTCAGTGGTTCAGGCTCCAACACCCTGACCTTCAACTACACGGTTCAGGCGGGGGACACCAGCGCCGATCTGGATTACCTGAGCTCAGGGGCTCTCGGCCTCAATGGCGGCACCATCCGCGACGCCGCTGGCAATCTTGCCGCGCTGACGCTGCCTGCCTCAGGCACAGCGGGTTCGCTCGGGGCGAACGAAGCCATCGTGATCGATACCTCGGGACCCGTGGTCAATAACAGCATTGTGGTATTTGACATGGTACAGGGGGTCAGTTCCGACCATAGCAGCCGCACTTTCGATGCAAATACCAGCTACACCATCTATATCAAGGTCCACAGCAACACGAGTATGTTGAGTACAGCCGGTACGGGTCCAGGCACCTGGGGTACGTGGTCCGGCGCCAATACTCTGGGTCCTGACGACAAGATCGTCCTGGTCGGTACTGGCGCCCCTGTCGTGGGTGTATCTGGACGCGGCGTGAGTGCCCTTCTCCGTAGCGGTACCAACAACCTTGCTTGGTTTAGTTCGCTGACGGTTGTCCAGCTTCAGCGAGATGGCGACTTGATGCGGTATGGGTTTAATGCCGTTGATCTTTGGAACGGTAGTTGGGCCGCTGCAGCCTCCCAAAATCCAAACGTTGAACAATTGGGTTGGAGTCGATTGGGGGAGGTATACCTTCATCAGATGCCAGCGAACATAATGACGTCGCAAGGTCTGGTATAA
- a CDS encoding sulfotransferase, translating into MSSLPLLRRLALQQQFVLLQEACGVPQSPAEQVLLALACAQLGESDAARHALAGLDLTVLDVDGRVDLAAVQLLLGELEVAQALLEATRLEAPEHGLLLARLATCLLRRQQTAVARPLYERSLALAPNILIYQQLLRLYLQEGAIEEGERLLTQAEAFWVGEREQWPEPQATWHGQQLRGLRLELWLAAEQYVAADAWLDEQHILLDEEDYCGLLRGYAQRLAERGRHAQAEDALCRGGRHYPEHLGLHQHRAELAELQGRTSQAIALLRRAIHLAGQKQQPALALRLKLVAVATQGHTALAGEVATQVLEEVQALPPSGSIEGWQQPHWLVEAQVALAGVEAQEQLYAEAEARYRQVLQAHPQWVPALQGLGSLYLQLGRIDEAVALFERVKVLDPVRGHSALINARRFPEDDATLHHLEMLARRPGPEGLVKPGLLLQLAAAWEKRKNYTRAFALADEANGASRALLGYDPVAHRQACARIRHAFSRSLYEHRRGIGNDSTLPVFVLGMPRSGTTLIEQMLAGHSQIHGAGELGLIPGVIAGLERWERHVGSGRHYPDCVDDLDAKVIAGITGNLLKELQEYAPGALHVVDKLPHNFENIGLIKLLFPHARIISVRRDPRDIAISNYFTDYAAKHGGMGFAYDLTWIGEQLADHNLLMHHWNQLFPGEILEVRYEDVLADPEREARRMLDYVGVAWEPQILNFSELQRPVKTASVWQVRQPLYKSSMARWARYEAHLAPLIRGTNARIQWQPITDMVTLPVPGLLGEAVALYREEKLDDAEYHGKQLLHHLPEHAAATFMVGLVYVRKGHLDEGIALMRKAHELCPWQGQWRDDLARAYGLSGEPEKAALLMGKAAHLAPSALPYNEQEIDGEFSW; encoded by the coding sequence ATGAGCTCTCTGCCCTTACTGCGCCGCCTGGCCCTGCAACAACAATTTGTGCTGTTGCAGGAGGCCTGCGGTGTCCCACAAAGCCCCGCCGAACAGGTGCTGCTGGCACTGGCGTGCGCCCAGCTTGGCGAGTCGGATGCCGCCCGCCACGCGTTGGCAGGGCTGGATCTTACGGTTCTTGACGTCGATGGGCGTGTCGACCTGGCTGCCGTCCAACTGCTGCTGGGAGAACTCGAGGTGGCGCAGGCACTGCTCGAGGCAACCCGGCTTGAGGCACCCGAGCACGGGCTCTTGCTGGCGCGGCTGGCGACCTGTCTGCTCAGGCGCCAGCAGACGGCGGTGGCGCGGCCACTGTATGAACGCAGCCTTGCCCTTGCGCCCAATATCTTGATCTATCAGCAACTGCTGCGCCTGTATTTGCAGGAAGGGGCCATAGAAGAGGGTGAACGGCTGCTGACGCAGGCCGAGGCCTTCTGGGTAGGCGAACGGGAGCAATGGCCCGAGCCGCAGGCCACATGGCATGGTCAGCAACTGCGAGGTCTGCGTCTGGAACTGTGGCTGGCGGCGGAGCAATATGTCGCCGCCGATGCCTGGCTTGACGAGCAGCACATCTTGCTGGACGAAGAGGATTATTGCGGTCTGCTCAGGGGGTACGCCCAGCGGCTGGCCGAGCGAGGTCGTCATGCTCAGGCCGAGGATGCCCTGTGCCGGGGAGGAAGACATTATCCCGAGCATCTTGGCTTGCATCAGCATCGCGCCGAGCTGGCTGAGCTGCAAGGACGCACATCCCAGGCCATCGCCTTGCTGCGCCGTGCCATCCATCTGGCTGGCCAGAAGCAACAGCCCGCGCTGGCATTGCGCCTCAAGCTGGTGGCTGTCGCCACTCAGGGGCATACGGCACTGGCCGGAGAGGTGGCCACTCAGGTCCTCGAAGAGGTGCAGGCGCTGCCACCGTCGGGCAGTATCGAGGGGTGGCAGCAACCCCACTGGCTAGTTGAGGCACAGGTGGCGCTGGCCGGGGTTGAGGCGCAGGAGCAGCTATATGCCGAGGCCGAGGCGCGCTACCGGCAAGTGTTGCAAGCGCACCCACAATGGGTGCCGGCCTTGCAGGGACTGGGCTCGCTGTACCTGCAATTGGGGCGTATTGACGAGGCGGTGGCGCTGTTTGAACGGGTCAAGGTGCTCGACCCGGTGCGCGGTCATAGTGCGCTTATCAATGCGCGGCGGTTCCCAGAGGATGATGCGACCCTGCACCACCTGGAGATGCTGGCTCGCCGCCCTGGTCCCGAGGGGCTGGTGAAACCCGGTCTGCTGCTGCAATTGGCCGCCGCCTGGGAAAAGCGCAAGAACTACACCAGGGCCTTTGCCCTGGCGGACGAGGCGAATGGGGCCAGCCGCGCCTTGCTCGGCTATGACCCAGTGGCGCACCGGCAAGCTTGCGCGCGCATCCGTCATGCCTTCAGCCGCTCACTCTATGAGCATCGCCGTGGTATTGGCAATGATTCGACACTGCCGGTGTTCGTGCTGGGCATGCCGCGCTCCGGCACCACCCTGATAGAGCAGATGCTGGCCGGCCACAGCCAGATCCACGGCGCCGGCGAGCTGGGGCTCATCCCCGGCGTGATTGCCGGACTGGAGCGGTGGGAGCGTCACGTCGGTTCGGGTAGACATTATCCCGACTGTGTGGACGACCTGGATGCCAAGGTGATAGCCGGCATCACGGGCAATCTCCTCAAGGAGCTGCAGGAATACGCCCCTGGGGCGCTGCATGTGGTGGACAAGCTGCCCCACAACTTCGAGAACATCGGCCTCATCAAGCTGCTGTTCCCCCATGCACGGATCATCTCGGTGCGGCGCGACCCCCGTGATATCGCCATCTCCAACTATTTTACCGACTACGCGGCCAAGCACGGCGGCATGGGCTTTGCCTACGACCTGACCTGGATCGGCGAGCAGCTCGCCGACCATAACTTGTTGATGCACCACTGGAACCAGCTCTTTCCCGGCGAGATCCTGGAGGTGCGCTACGAGGATGTGCTGGCGGATCCCGAGCGCGAGGCGCGGCGCATGCTGGATTACGTCGGGGTGGCCTGGGAGCCCCAGATACTCAATTTCAGCGAGCTGCAACGGCCGGTGAAGACCGCCAGCGTCTGGCAGGTTCGCCAGCCGCTGTACAAGAGTTCCATGGCCAGATGGGCGCGTTACGAGGCCCATCTTGCCCCCCTGATCCGCGGCACCAATGCCCGCATCCAATGGCAGCCGATCACCGACATGGTGACGCTGCCCGTGCCCGGTCTGCTGGGGGAGGCTGTGGCGCTTTACCGCGAAGAGAAGCTGGATGACGCCGAATATCACGGCAAGCAGTTGCTGCACCATCTGCCGGAGCATGCTGCCGCCACCTTCATGGTGGGGCTTGTCTATGTGCGCAAGGGCCACCTGGACGAGGGTATTGCCCTGATGCGCAAGGCCCATGAGCTGTGCCCCTGGCAGGGTCAATGGCGCGATGATCTGGCGCGGGCATATGGGCTGTCCGGCGAGCCGGAGAAGGCGGCACTGCTGATGGGCAAGGCGGCGCATCTTGCACCCTCTGCCTTGCCCTACAACGAACAGGAAATCGACGGAGAGTTTTCATGGTAA